One Desulfovibrio aminophilus genomic region harbors:
- a CDS encoding ABC transporter ATP-binding protein, translating to MAEPLLSIQELCTDFLGVRGQARAVDGVSLDVLPGETLALVGESGCGKTVLALSVLRLIPDPPGRVTSGRALFRGRDLLALPEAEMRGLRGSALSMVFQEPMTSLNPVFRVGEQIAESLRLHKGLDKKAAWSAAVDMLDRVGIPAPAERATSFPHEMSGGMRQRVMIAMALACDPDLLLADEPTTALDVTIQAQILDLLVQVRERRAGGATLLITHDLGVVARAADRVAVMYAGQIMEQAPVGRLFKNPLHPYAQGLLASLPRPGSRGRLTPIPGTVPSIFDLPRGCRFHPRCPKRFQPCDSEAPPLFTPEAGHDVRCWLYR from the coding sequence ATGGCCGAGCCGCTCTTGAGCATCCAGGAACTCTGCACCGACTTCCTGGGCGTCCGGGGCCAAGCCCGGGCCGTGGACGGCGTGAGCCTGGACGTCCTGCCCGGGGAAACCCTGGCCCTGGTGGGCGAATCGGGCTGCGGCAAGACCGTGCTGGCGCTTTCCGTGCTCCGACTGATACCCGATCCTCCGGGCCGCGTCACCTCCGGCCGGGCGCTCTTTCGCGGCCGGGACCTCCTGGCCCTGCCCGAGGCCGAGATGCGCGGCCTGCGCGGCAGCGCCCTGTCGATGGTCTTCCAGGAGCCCATGACCTCGCTCAACCCCGTGTTCCGCGTGGGCGAGCAGATCGCCGAGTCCCTGCGCCTGCACAAGGGCCTGGACAAGAAGGCGGCCTGGAGCGCGGCCGTGGACATGCTCGACCGTGTCGGCATCCCGGCCCCGGCCGAACGCGCGACGAGCTTTCCCCACGAGATGTCCGGCGGCATGCGCCAGCGGGTCATGATCGCCATGGCCTTGGCCTGCGACCCGGACCTGCTCCTGGCCGACGAGCCCACCACGGCCCTGGACGTGACCATCCAGGCCCAGATTCTGGACCTCCTGGTCCAGGTGCGCGAGCGCCGCGCGGGCGGGGCCACCCTGCTCATCACCCACGACCTGGGCGTGGTGGCCCGGGCCGCCGACCGCGTGGCCGTGATGTACGCGGGCCAGATCATGGAGCAGGCCCCGGTGGGCCGCCTGTTCAAGAACCCGCTGCATCCCTATGCCCAGGGCCTGCTGGCCTCCCTGCCCCGGCCCGGCTCGCGCGGACGGCTCACGCCCATTCCCGGGACCGTGCCCTCGATCTTCGACCTGCCCCGGGGCTGCCGCTTCCATCCGCGCTGCCCCAAACGCTTCCAA